One genomic region from uncultured Subdoligranulum sp. encodes:
- a CDS encoding ECF transporter S component, producing MNTHAKTYPLVLSALFLALCLVLPIVTGGIPAIGNMLLPMHIPVLFCGLLCGWQYGLVIGFAAPLLRSALFGMPPLYPVALAMSFELAAYGLIIGAVYALLRKGGLAALYTSLLTAMVGGRLVWGLAEVVLLGLAGKGFTLQAFLSGALLTAVPGIVLQLVLIPAVMTGLDRTGVVRFRHAAG from the coding sequence ATGAATACCCACGCAAAAACCTATCCCTTGGTGCTGTCCGCCCTGTTCCTCGCCCTCTGCCTCGTGCTGCCCATCGTCACCGGCGGCATCCCGGCCATCGGCAATATGCTGCTGCCCATGCACATCCCCGTGCTCTTCTGCGGCCTGCTCTGCGGCTGGCAGTACGGCCTTGTCATCGGCTTCGCCGCCCCGCTGCTGCGCTCCGCCCTCTTCGGCATGCCGCCCCTCTACCCCGTGGCCCTGGCCATGTCCTTTGAACTGGCTGCCTACGGTCTCATCATCGGCGCCGTCTACGCCCTGCTCCGCAAGGGCGGCCTGGCTGCCCTCTACACCAGCCTGCTCACCGCCATGGTGGGCGGCCGCCTGGTCTGGGGCCTGGCCGAAGTGGTGCTGCTGGGCCTTGCCGGCAAAGGCTTTACGCTACAGGCCTTTTTGTCCGGCGCTCTGCTCACCGCCGTGCCCGGCATCGTGCTCCAGCTGGTGCTTATCCCCGCCGTCATGACCGGCCTCGACCGCACCGGCGTCGTGCGCTTCCGCCACGCCGCCGGGTGA
- a CDS encoding zeta toxin family protein, whose translation MPTFTIVGGVNGAGKSSLSGVLKDCLDDLGVIVDPDRLTAQHGGDEYAGGQAAVAKLQDCLAQGIDFTEESTLSGSFSRKMARAARDKGYTVRLYYVGLDTAEESVRRIANRVARGGHDIPTQDVERRFARRFRDLGKLLPLCNEATFYDNDNGFRVVAFYRNGELLPATDTPPVWLTDLRRELAL comes from the coding sequence ATGCCGACATTTACCATCGTGGGCGGGGTTAACGGGGCAGGCAAGAGCAGTCTGTCTGGTGTTCTGAAGGATTGTTTGGACGACTTGGGCGTTATTGTGGACCCCGACAGACTGACCGCCCAGCACGGCGGCGATGAGTATGCCGGGGGCCAGGCTGCCGTTGCCAAACTGCAGGACTGCCTGGCCCAGGGCATCGACTTCACCGAGGAAAGCACCCTTTCGGGCAGCTTCTCCCGCAAAATGGCCCGCGCGGCCCGGGACAAGGGCTACACCGTGCGGCTGTACTATGTGGGCCTGGATACTGCCGAGGAATCGGTTCGGCGGATCGCCAACCGGGTGGCCCGCGGCGGCCACGACATCCCGACCCAGGACGTGGAGCGCCGGTTTGCCCGGCGTTTCCGGGACCTGGGCAAGCTGCTGCCGCTGTGCAATGAAGCAACCTTCTATGACAACGACAATGGCTTCCGGGTGGTGGCTTTCTATCGCAACGGGGAACTGCTGCCCGCAACCGATACGCCGCCTGTCTGGCTCACCGATCTGCGTCGGGAGCTCGCGCTCTGA
- a CDS encoding tyrosine-type recombinase/integrase, translating into MVAGRLQEKNGYYYMVLSYTGADGKRKQPWHATGLPVKGNKKRAEEMLRELRRSFTPPKPNRKEELSPDMLFSDYMLYWLKIIRPAVQETTWSSYNFNVKNHIVPYFEPTGITLGGLQARHIQSFYLHKLETLKATSVLRLHANLHKALKYAVKLDLIPGNPVDKVERPKPEKYMAAYYTAEEMEQLFESARGHRLELIIQFAAFYGLRRGEVLGLRWDAVDFEAGTLTIRHIVTSTNLEGKHVLVEADRAKTKSSLRTLPLVASFAQRLRALKEQQTYNEKLCGNCYNQKYKGYLFVDEMGNLILPNAVTDGFAKLLADHGLRKIRFHDLRHSCASLLLKQGVPMKQIQEWLGHSDISTTANIYAHLDSQSKQLSAATMEQALPLPEELPENRW; encoded by the coding sequence ATGGTAGCAGGTCGCCTGCAAGAGAAAAACGGATATTACTACATGGTGCTCAGCTATACCGGTGCCGACGGCAAGCGCAAACAGCCCTGGCACGCCACCGGCTTGCCCGTGAAGGGCAACAAAAAGCGGGCGGAGGAGATGCTGCGGGAATTGCGCCGCAGCTTCACGCCGCCCAAACCCAACCGTAAAGAGGAACTGAGCCCCGATATGCTGTTCAGTGACTATATGCTCTACTGGCTGAAGATCATCCGCCCCGCCGTGCAAGAGACCACCTGGTCCTCCTACAACTTCAATGTGAAGAATCACATCGTCCCCTACTTCGAGCCCACCGGCATCACGCTGGGCGGGCTGCAGGCGCGGCACATCCAGAGTTTCTATCTCCACAAGCTGGAAACACTGAAAGCCACCAGCGTACTGCGGTTGCACGCCAACCTGCACAAGGCGCTGAAATACGCCGTGAAGCTGGACCTGATCCCCGGCAACCCGGTGGACAAAGTGGAACGGCCCAAGCCCGAGAAGTACATGGCCGCCTACTACACCGCCGAGGAGATGGAGCAGCTCTTCGAATCCGCCCGGGGGCACCGGCTGGAACTGATCATCCAGTTCGCAGCCTTCTACGGGCTGCGCCGGGGCGAGGTGCTGGGCCTGCGGTGGGACGCCGTGGACTTCGAGGCCGGTACCCTGACCATCCGCCACATCGTGACCAGCACCAACCTGGAGGGCAAACACGTCCTGGTGGAGGCTGACCGGGCCAAGACCAAGTCCAGCCTGCGCACCCTGCCGCTGGTGGCCAGTTTCGCCCAGCGGCTGCGGGCGCTGAAAGAGCAGCAGACCTACAACGAGAAGCTGTGCGGCAACTGCTACAACCAGAAGTACAAGGGCTATCTGTTCGTGGACGAGATGGGCAATCTCATTTTGCCCAACGCGGTGACCGACGGATTTGCCAAGCTGCTGGCCGACCACGGCCTGCGGAAGATCCGCTTCCACGATCTGCGCCACTCCTGCGCCAGTCTGCTGCTCAAGCAGGGTGTGCCCATGAAGCAGATTCAGGAATGGCTGGGCCACAGCGACATCTCCACCACGGCCAACATCTACGCCCACCTGGATTCTCAGTCCAAGCAGCTCAGCGCCGCCACCATGGAGCAGGCACTGCCGCTGCCCGAAGAGCTGCCGGAAAACCGGTGGTAA
- a CDS encoding relaxase/mobilization nuclease domain-containing protein: MRDNLRRVVDYAANPEKTEYGALSQALHYAGNDAKTTLTESAKLVSGIHCRPETAWADMRAVQRKFGKTEGVVAMHAYQSFQPGEVTPEQCHAIGVELARQVWGGRFQVLVATHMNTHCLHNHFVINAVSYVDGKKYEQRRSQYRELRRASDALCRAQGLSVVQTPGKSTPRPLYEAERRGEPTRYNRMREALRSALQQTSTEEDFALTLRRMGYLWRREEGRKYATLRSVDGGRPVRVHRLGPEFDWPALARVLDAHYYQFGPHYYSLFGGYDRPRRPPCRSWAKVRYKGLLDELFGKPHLGQKYLYFRYKVQAKPNSRASINWPEIEAIWRNVERTLEEMHLCFDRDFHTTDEVEARRRELAAQIDALCKERADCARLLRHKVPPPGTAERRTELTCQIKALRHEDEVCDRILRRVRATTACRKALAEQARQRAEEKNRHRQRRRDLER; this comes from the coding sequence GTGCGGGACAACCTGCGCCGGGTGGTGGACTACGCCGCAAACCCGGAGAAAACCGAATACGGTGCCCTGTCCCAGGCGCTGCACTACGCCGGGAACGACGCCAAGACCACCTTGACGGAAAGCGCCAAGCTGGTGAGCGGCATCCACTGCCGCCCCGAAACCGCCTGGGCGGATATGCGGGCGGTACAGCGGAAGTTCGGCAAAACCGAGGGCGTGGTGGCGATGCACGCCTACCAGAGTTTCCAGCCCGGCGAGGTAACGCCGGAACAGTGCCACGCCATCGGGGTGGAGCTGGCCCGGCAGGTGTGGGGCGGGCGGTTCCAGGTGCTGGTAGCCACCCACATGAACACCCACTGCCTGCACAACCACTTTGTCATCAACGCGGTGTCCTATGTGGATGGCAAAAAGTACGAGCAGCGCCGCAGCCAGTACCGGGAGCTGCGGCGCGCTTCCGATGCCCTCTGCCGGGCCCAGGGGTTGTCGGTGGTACAGACCCCCGGCAAGAGCACACCGCGCCCCCTCTACGAAGCGGAGCGCCGGGGCGAACCCACCCGGTACAACCGGATGCGGGAGGCACTGCGCTCCGCCCTCCAGCAGACCAGCACCGAGGAGGACTTTGCTCTTACCCTGCGTCGGATGGGCTACCTGTGGCGGCGGGAGGAGGGCCGCAAGTATGCCACGCTGCGTTCGGTGGACGGCGGCCGCCCGGTGCGGGTGCATCGCCTGGGCCCGGAGTTCGACTGGCCCGCGCTGGCCCGGGTACTGGACGCTCACTATTACCAGTTCGGCCCCCACTATTACAGCCTGTTCGGCGGGTACGACCGTCCCAGGCGTCCCCCCTGCCGTTCCTGGGCCAAAGTGCGGTACAAAGGCCTGCTGGACGAGCTCTTCGGAAAACCCCACCTGGGCCAGAAGTATCTCTACTTCCGGTACAAGGTACAGGCCAAGCCGAATTCCCGGGCGTCCATCAACTGGCCGGAGATCGAAGCGATCTGGCGCAACGTAGAGCGCACGTTGGAGGAGATGCACCTCTGCTTTGACCGGGATTTCCACACCACCGACGAGGTGGAGGCCCGCCGCCGGGAACTGGCGGCGCAGATCGACGCCCTCTGCAAGGAGCGCGCCGACTGTGCCCGGCTGCTGCGCCACAAGGTTCCGCCGCCCGGCACCGCCGAACGCCGGACCGAACTGACCTGCCAGATCAAGGCGCTACGACACGAGGATGAAGTCTGTGACAGGATTCTCCGGAGGGTACGAGCCACCACCGCCTGCCGCAAGGCGTTGGCGGAACAGGCCCGCCAGCGGGCCGAGGAAAAAAACCGCCACCGTCAACGCCGCCGCGATCTGGAGCGCTGA
- a CDS encoding plasmid mobilization protein → MRNRTVGINVRVTPAEKHRMESAARRCGLTLSEYLRQRALGYTPQFHPPASLFSALEELDALADRLPPGDALPCRAATDQIRDALLPKE, encoded by the coding sequence GTGAGAAACCGCACTGTGGGCATCAACGTGCGGGTGACACCGGCTGAAAAACACCGGATGGAATCCGCCGCCCGGCGCTGCGGTCTGACGCTGTCGGAATATCTCCGGCAGCGGGCACTGGGGTATACTCCGCAGTTTCATCCGCCCGCGTCTTTGTTTTCCGCTCTGGAAGAACTGGACGCGCTGGCGGACCGTCTGCCGCCCGGGGACGCGCTCCCCTGCCGGGCGGCAACAGACCAGATCCGGGACGCCCTGCTGCCGAAGGAGTAA
- a CDS encoding AAA family ATPase, with protein sequence MQRNEPIDAETLLSTPLPPVRWLIPGLLPAGLSLLAGASKAGKSWLCLWLCLQLARGGEIWGRTAQPQTVLYLCLEDTYARIQGRLFRLTEDSVPSRLYFQTGSCAIGDGLELQIEKFLSQHPETSLMVIDTLQKVRTADPNNGTYASDYQDMSALKSLADRRGIGLLLVHHLRKQGASDPFQQISGSNGLMGAADTIWLLQRQRMSDTARLLVTGRDMDSCTLHLQTRDCIWQLLEEETAEEQVRKAVPDYLWRAADFIQRTGSWTGTATDLLTAAGITDVQPNQFTRKLVEHFYTVFAPQGIRYQSRRTSNTRLLCFTCDGDDGHDGSDDDTGRSPLPSGTVPAGEEGAAPVPSSSSSPSPGPHHGSEHGLCVAGGQPFAAADTAAPTGTAPSPDFSREAAS encoded by the coding sequence ATGCAGAGAAACGAACCTATTGATGCTGAAACTCTACTTTCCACCCCGCTGCCGCCGGTGCGGTGGCTGATTCCCGGCCTGCTGCCCGCCGGGCTTTCCTTGTTGGCCGGTGCCAGCAAGGCAGGCAAAAGTTGGCTGTGCCTGTGGCTTTGCCTGCAGCTGGCCCGGGGCGGCGAGATCTGGGGCCGCACCGCCCAGCCGCAGACTGTACTGTACCTCTGTCTGGAGGACACCTACGCCCGCATCCAGGGGCGTTTGTTCCGCCTGACCGAGGACTCCGTTCCCAGCCGGTTGTACTTCCAGACCGGAAGCTGCGCCATCGGGGACGGTCTGGAACTCCAGATCGAGAAATTCCTGTCCCAGCACCCCGAAACCAGCCTGATGGTCATCGACACCTTGCAGAAGGTCCGCACCGCCGACCCGAACAACGGCACTTACGCCAGCGATTACCAGGATATGAGCGCGCTGAAATCCCTGGCGGACCGCCGCGGCATCGGGTTGCTGCTGGTGCATCATCTGCGCAAACAGGGCGCATCCGACCCGTTCCAGCAGATTTCCGGGTCCAACGGCCTGATGGGCGCCGCCGACACCATCTGGCTGCTGCAGCGCCAGCGGATGAGCGACACGGCCCGGCTGCTGGTGACGGGCCGTGACATGGACAGCTGCACCCTCCACCTGCAGACCCGGGACTGCATCTGGCAGCTGTTGGAGGAGGAAACCGCTGAGGAGCAGGTCCGGAAGGCCGTTCCGGACTATCTGTGGCGGGCGGCGGACTTTATCCAGCGCACCGGCAGCTGGACAGGCACCGCCACCGACCTGCTGACCGCCGCCGGTATCACCGATGTGCAGCCCAACCAGTTCACCCGCAAACTGGTGGAGCACTTCTACACGGTGTTTGCCCCGCAGGGCATCCGCTACCAGTCCCGGCGCACCTCCAACACCCGGCTGCTGTGCTTCACCTGTGACGGGGATGACGGTCATGACGGTAGTGACGATGATACCGGCAGATCCCCTTTACCGTCTGGTACGGTACCGGCTGGTGAAGAGGGTGCGGCCCCCGTACCGTCATCATCGTCATCACCGTCACCGGGGCCGCATCACGGTAGCGAGCATGGGCTTTGTGTTGCCGGCGGGCAACCCTTCGCCGCGGCGGACACCGCCGCTCCTACGGGGACGGCCCCGAGCCCCGATTTCTCACGGGAGGCGGCCTCGTGA
- a CDS encoding helix-turn-helix domain-containing protein, with amino-acid sequence MSAKRLIPEKELKACYGLLFADYPDVVTVRQLQTMLGISRHAAYDLLGEGEIGALKLGNAYKIPKINVIRYLLTNAQGAGFAGQDLQSES; translated from the coding sequence ATGTCTGCGAAACGACTCATCCCGGAAAAAGAGCTGAAAGCCTGCTATGGCCTGCTGTTTGCCGACTATCCCGATGTGGTGACAGTCCGGCAACTGCAAACTATGTTGGGCATCAGCCGTCATGCGGCGTATGATCTGCTGGGGGAAGGCGAAATCGGAGCCCTCAAACTGGGCAACGCCTACAAGATTCCCAAAATCAATGTCATCCGTTATCTGCTGACCAATGCACAAGGGGCGGGTTTTGCCGGGCAAGACCTGCAAAGTGAATCATAG
- a CDS encoding helix-turn-helix transcriptional regulator: MTTGEKIKRIRRHRQMTQKELGEKIGLGAGGANRIAQYEMGYRIPKKPLLEKMAEALNVSAMALSEGGNGAAADMMEQLFWLDEEVPGIINLVRTQRSETRYNANQDFSLRYDDNDDWPPNSPVAMWFNSTILNDFLKDWAEVQRKLRQGEITEKEYFEWKICWPESADLAGL, from the coding sequence GTGACGACCGGCGAGAAGATCAAACGGATACGCCGCCATCGGCAGATGACGCAGAAGGAACTGGGAGAAAAGATCGGATTGGGCGCAGGCGGCGCCAACCGCATCGCCCAGTATGAGATGGGGTACCGGATTCCCAAAAAGCCGCTGCTGGAGAAAATGGCCGAAGCGCTGAATGTGTCTGCGATGGCCTTGTCGGAAGGCGGAAACGGCGCTGCCGCCGATATGATGGAGCAACTGTTCTGGCTGGATGAGGAAGTGCCCGGTATTATCAATCTGGTCCGTACACAGCGGTCCGAGACCCGGTACAACGCCAACCAGGATTTTTCGTTGCGCTATGATGACAACGATGACTGGCCGCCAAACAGCCCTGTGGCCATGTGGTTCAATTCGACGATCCTGAACGATTTCCTCAAGGATTGGGCGGAAGTGCAGCGGAAGCTTCGCCAGGGGGAGATTACCGAAAAGGAATACTTTGAGTGGAAGATTTGTTGGCCGGAGAGCGCAGACCTGGCTGGATTGTGA
- a CDS encoding helix-turn-helix domain-containing protein: protein MDVLERLRKLLQERGWSEYRLAQVSGLNESTISNIYRRNTLPTIPTLEAICKAFGITLSQFFAESDMVEMTPDVKELLDAWVSLTPEQKRIVLQVAKSYHRDI from the coding sequence ATGGATGTGTTGGAAAGACTTCGTAAGCTATTGCAAGAACGCGGATGGTCGGAATACCGCCTTGCGCAGGTATCCGGGCTGAACGAGTCCACTATCTCCAATATTTACCGACGCAACACGCTGCCCACGATTCCCACATTAGAGGCTATTTGCAAGGCATTCGGTATCACACTTTCCCAATTTTTTGCGGAAAGCGACATGGTTGAGATGACACCGGATGTGAAGGAATTGTTGGATGCCTGGGTATCCTTAACACCGGAGCAGAAACGCATTGTACTGCAAGTTGCTAAATCCTACCACCGAGACATATAA
- a CDS encoding SLOG family protein, which translates to MNYTEKEMRSYRCCFTGHRPEKLGVTEEKIKMLLSSAVDDAIEGGISTFITGMARGFDLWAAEMVLQKKERYKQIHLICATPFPGFERSWQEKWRLLYTKIAREADLRVAISDRYYRGCFQKRNEWMVRHSMLVISAYNGQPGGTRNTMDFAERCGVEVRNILGGSNG; encoded by the coding sequence ATGAACTACACAGAAAAGGAAATGCGGAGCTATAGATGCTGCTTCACAGGGCATCGGCCAGAAAAACTGGGAGTTACAGAAGAGAAGATAAAGATGTTGTTGTCCTCTGCAGTGGATGATGCTATAGAAGGAGGAATTTCCACGTTTATTACCGGAATGGCACGTGGGTTTGATTTATGGGCGGCAGAAATGGTACTGCAGAAAAAGGAAAGATATAAGCAAATACATTTGATTTGTGCGACGCCATTTCCAGGTTTTGAACGGAGCTGGCAAGAAAAGTGGCGTCTGCTATACACTAAAATTGCGAGAGAAGCCGATCTCCGGGTGGCTATTAGTGACAGGTATTACAGGGGATGCTTTCAGAAACGAAATGAGTGGATGGTACGGCATTCAATGCTCGTGATCTCAGCTTATAATGGCCAGCCAGGGGGAACAAGAAACACCATGGACTTTGCTGAACGATGTGGAGTGGAGGTGAGAAACATTTTGGGTGGAAGCAACGGTTGA
- a CDS encoding type II toxin-antitoxin system RelE/ParE family toxin, with the protein MEVEFYSTPAGDEVVGEFLSSLPDKDLAKALRGIELLKQMGLELREPNVKHLEGPIWELRIKFSTNAYRILYVVCDENTVVLLHGFMKKTQKTPRTEIAIAKSRWAELEKRRSQEDR; encoded by the coding sequence ATGGAAGTTGAGTTTTACAGTACACCGGCAGGTGATGAGGTCGTCGGAGAATTTTTATCGTCATTGCCGGACAAGGATTTGGCGAAGGCGCTTCGAGGAATCGAACTACTGAAACAGATGGGATTGGAACTTCGTGAACCCAATGTAAAGCACTTGGAAGGTCCAATCTGGGAACTGCGTATTAAATTCTCTACAAATGCCTATCGTATTCTGTATGTTGTCTGCGATGAAAATACGGTAGTATTGCTTCATGGCTTCATGAAGAAAACCCAAAAAACGCCGCGTACAGAAATTGCAATCGCGAAAAGTAGGTGGGCAGAGTTAGAAAAAAGAAGATCACAAGAGGATAGATGA
- a CDS encoding helix-turn-helix transcriptional regulator gives MNFNDYKAKIFSERPDVKEEYEALGPQYEIICAEIKCRKALGITQKELAERMGTAQANISRFESGSYNPSLAFLQKMAQSLGKTLKISME, from the coding sequence ATGAATTTCAATGATTACAAGGCCAAAATTTTTTCGGAGCGTCCGGATGTCAAGGAGGAATATGAGGCTCTTGGCCCTCAGTATGAAATTATCTGCGCTGAAATTAAATGTCGTAAAGCACTTGGAATAACCCAGAAAGAATTGGCAGAGCGAATGGGAACGGCGCAAGCTAACATTTCTCGGTTTGAAAGTGGCAGTTATAATCCTTCTTTGGCTTTTTTGCAGAAAATGGCGCAGAGTTTGGGAAAAACATTAAAAATTTCTATGGAATAG
- the istB gene encoding IS21-like element helper ATPase IstB: MLSNETVRKLQEMHLGVMAEAFSTQLQDSQFQTVSFEDRFAMLVDAEWSARKSNRLTRLIRNAGYADPAACVENIEYLPERKLDREQILRLASCTYLQEAHNVIILGATGAGKTYLACALGMAASRSFYSVRYIRLPDLLVEISVARANGTYRDYMKKLRKEKLLILDEWLLYPLKEAEARDVLELVEARNKVASTIFCSQYDTSEWHENLYDPTLADAICDRIIYNAYTIQIEGESMRKRKGIPE; the protein is encoded by the coding sequence ATGCTGAGCAATGAAACGGTACGTAAGCTGCAGGAGATGCACCTGGGCGTCATGGCGGAAGCCTTTTCAACCCAGCTGCAGGACAGCCAATTCCAGACCGTTTCCTTTGAGGATCGGTTTGCCATGTTGGTAGATGCGGAGTGGAGTGCCCGGAAAAGCAACCGCCTGACCCGCCTCATCCGCAACGCTGGTTACGCGGATCCTGCCGCCTGTGTGGAGAATATCGAATATCTGCCGGAGCGTAAGCTGGATCGGGAACAAATCCTGCGTTTGGCATCCTGCACTTACCTACAGGAAGCGCACAATGTCATCATCCTGGGAGCAACCGGGGCCGGAAAGACATATCTGGCCTGCGCCCTTGGCATGGCTGCCAGCCGCAGTTTCTATTCCGTGCGGTATATTCGTCTGCCGGATCTGCTGGTGGAGATCTCTGTGGCCCGGGCCAACGGAACCTACCGGGATTACATGAAAAAGCTCAGGAAAGAGAAACTGCTTATTTTGGACGAGTGGCTGCTCTATCCCCTCAAGGAGGCCGAGGCCCGGGATGTGCTGGAACTGGTAGAGGCCAGGAACAAGGTGGCTTCCACCATCTTCTGTTCCCAGTATGACACCAGCGAGTGGCATGAAAACCTGTACGATCCCACCCTGGCCGACGCCATCTGTGACCGGATCATCTACAACGCCTATACCATCCAGATTGAGGGCGAGTCCATGCGCAAGCGCAAGGGCATCCCCGAGTAA
- the istA gene encoding IS21 family transposase, with product MVNHKEILRLKSLGLTHREIVDAAGCGRNTVTRTLARAREQKLDWQQAQSMSQQEVSQRLFPTEQKTPVYKMPDYEWVYREMQKSGVTLSLLWVEYCEQCRQSGELPYKSTQFNKYYADYVHKTKATMHLEHKPGETMQVDWAGQTAALVDTDTGERLDAYLFVAVLPYSGYAYTEAFLDMKQESWITGHVNAYRYFGGVTRILTPDNLKAGVLKNSRTETVLNKSYQEMAEHYGTAILPARPRSPKDKAFVEGSVGVVSTWILAALRNRQFLSLAELNQAIREKLESFNHKPFQKREGSRASCFAEERLFLQPLPAVPFELAVWKVATVQYNYHISVEHMNYSVPYEYIKQQVDVRLTRTTVEIFFSGTRIASHLRLQGRPNQYSTVEDHMPPDHQAYLQWNGERFTRWAEQIGQHTAAVVRLFLSAHKVEQQGYKSCMALLKLAERYSPQRLENACRKALSYTSSPSLKSVQSILKSGQDKLLDEDALPKPQEPKAHKFTRGADYYKRGE from the coding sequence ATGGTCAATCACAAAGAGATCCTTCGGCTGAAAAGTCTTGGACTCACACACCGAGAGATCGTAGATGCCGCTGGTTGCGGTCGCAACACGGTCACACGCACATTAGCCCGGGCTCGGGAACAGAAACTTGACTGGCAGCAAGCGCAATCCATGTCGCAGCAGGAAGTTTCCCAGCGTTTATTTCCAACCGAGCAAAAGACCCCTGTCTACAAGATGCCGGACTACGAGTGGGTATACCGTGAAATGCAGAAGAGTGGCGTCACCCTGAGCCTGCTGTGGGTGGAATACTGCGAGCAATGCCGACAGAGCGGTGAGCTGCCCTACAAGTCCACCCAGTTCAACAAGTATTACGCAGACTATGTCCACAAGACCAAAGCTACCATGCACCTGGAACACAAGCCCGGCGAGACCATGCAGGTGGACTGGGCGGGCCAGACCGCAGCTCTGGTGGACACAGACACCGGGGAACGGCTGGACGCCTATCTGTTTGTGGCGGTGCTCCCTTACAGCGGATACGCCTACACAGAGGCCTTCCTGGATATGAAGCAGGAATCATGGATCACCGGCCATGTCAACGCATATCGGTATTTCGGCGGGGTCACCCGTATCCTCACGCCGGACAACCTCAAGGCTGGAGTACTCAAGAACTCCCGGACAGAAACAGTGCTCAACAAATCCTACCAGGAGATGGCGGAGCACTACGGCACTGCCATTCTCCCCGCCCGGCCCCGCAGTCCCAAGGACAAGGCCTTTGTAGAAGGTTCCGTCGGCGTGGTCTCTACCTGGATCCTGGCTGCTCTGCGCAACCGCCAGTTTCTGTCCCTTGCGGAACTGAATCAGGCAATCCGTGAGAAGCTGGAATCCTTCAACCACAAGCCATTTCAGAAGCGAGAAGGAAGCCGGGCATCCTGTTTTGCCGAGGAGCGGCTCTTTCTGCAGCCGCTGCCGGCAGTTCCTTTCGAGCTGGCAGTCTGGAAAGTGGCAACCGTCCAGTATAACTACCACATCAGTGTGGAGCATATGAACTACTCCGTGCCGTATGAGTATATCAAGCAGCAAGTGGATGTGCGCCTTACCCGGACCACAGTAGAAATCTTCTTTTCTGGCACCCGTATCGCCTCCCATCTGCGGCTTCAAGGTCGTCCCAACCAGTACAGCACGGTGGAGGATCATATGCCACCGGACCACCAGGCATACCTGCAGTGGAACGGCGAGCGTTTCACCCGCTGGGCAGAGCAAATCGGCCAGCACACCGCTGCTGTGGTACGACTCTTTCTTTCCGCACACAAGGTGGAACAGCAGGGTTACAAGTCCTGCATGGCCCTGCTGAAACTGGCAGAGCGCTATTCCCCGCAGCGGCTGGAGAACGCCTGTCGGAAAGCCCTCTCTTACACATCCTCCCCCAGCCTGAAAAGCGTCCAGTCTATCCTGAAATCCGGGCAGGACAAGCTGCTGGATGAGGATGCTCTACCCAAACCGCAAGAGCCCAAAGCCCATAAGTTCACTCGAGGCGCCGACTACTACAAGAGGGGGGAATGA
- a CDS encoding SprT family zinc-dependent metalloprotease: protein MASEMMRHVRCENREISYLLEQKPVKNLNLRIHKDGRVFLSANPDVPTSEIDAFILSKASYIFAAQNKFAEIARYSPQPKQYVSGETFYFLGRGLRLKVASAAKETVYTDGVYLFLNVKDTIDFSKKQRLVTRYLDRQCEAIFREVLDQAYPPFQKYGVAKPQLRIRSMETRWGSCLPKKQIITLNKQLLEAPRNCIEYVVVHELCHLVHPNHSKQFYAFLTMFMPDWKERKTELEKNCVLWL from the coding sequence ATGGCATCTGAGATGATGCGCCATGTGCGCTGTGAAAACCGGGAGATTTCCTATCTTCTGGAACAAAAGCCTGTTAAAAATCTGAATCTGCGAATTCACAAGGATGGCCGTGTATTTCTTTCTGCCAATCCCGATGTTCCCACTTCAGAGATCGATGCGTTTATTCTGAGCAAAGCCTCCTATATCTTTGCCGCACAGAATAAGTTTGCTGAAATTGCTCGATATTCTCCCCAGCCCAAACAGTATGTCAGTGGGGAAACCTTCTATTTTCTGGGGCGTGGTTTGCGCCTGAAAGTTGCTTCTGCCGCAAAAGAAACCGTATATACGGATGGCGTTTATCTGTTTCTGAACGTCAAAGACACCATAGACTTCAGCAAAAAGCAACGGTTGGTTACCCGATACTTGGACCGTCAATGTGAAGCGATCTTTCGTGAAGTTTTAGATCAGGCCTATCCGCCTTTTCAAAAATATGGCGTGGCAAAACCGCAGCTTCGTATCCGTTCCATGGAAACCCGTTGGGGTTCCTGTCTTCCGAAAAAGCAGATCATTACGCTGAATAAGCAATTGTTGGAAGCCCCCAGAAATTGTATTGAATATGTGGTTGTTCATGAGCTATGCCACCTGGTTCATCCCAATCACTCCAAACAGTTCTACGCCTTTCTTACCATGTTCATGCCGGACTGGAAAGAGCGAAAAACTGAGCTTGAAAAGAATTGCGTTTTGTGGCTCTAA